In the Brevundimonas mediterranea genome, GGGAGCGCCGGCCGCCATGGCGCGGGATTCGCCCGTCGCCGCGCCGTTCGTCGGGGCCGTCGCCACGGGCAGGGGCAGGACGGCTTCGGGCGCGACCCGCATCAGATACCGGTCGGGGCCGGCCTTGCCGATCACCACCTCGACCTCGCGGTCGCCGATCTGGACGATGGCGTGGCCCGGCTCGCCCCGGCGCGCCTGGGCGAAGGCCATGTACAGGGCCTGGGCCGACTTGCCGCGGGGCAGGGCGGTGGTCGTGCCGTTGGACTGGGCCCAGGCGCCGTTGAAGGCCAGGACCTGGCCCGTCTCCCACACCAGGGCCGCCGGCTCCGCCATGGCGTCCAGCATGTCCACGGCCACGTCGCTGGACGGCTTGACCGTCTCGGCGCGGCGGAAACCGAACAGGCCGATCAGGGCGATCAGACCCGCCGTGACGATCAGGATCATGCCCGGCCCCGACATCGGATTGGCCTTGAAGGCCGGATAGGCCAGGGCCGCGACGGCCACGACCACGCCGAACGCCGTCGCAACGGAGAGCAGGTCGAACGGAAGGCGACGGTTGGGCTTCATGCGGCCTCGCGAATCAGTGGTCTGATCATACCCCCAAATCCGGCGCCAAGCCTTACGGGGGTCTTACCGACGTTTGCGGGACTGGAACACGAAGCCGATGATCTTGGCGGCGGCCTCGAAATGTTCCTTGGGAATGACGGCGTCGATCTCGACCGAGGCGTAAAGGGCGCGGGCCAGAGGGACGTTCTCGACGATCGGCACGCCATGTTCCTTGGCGACTTCACGGATACGCATGGCCAGGGCGTCGACCCCCTTGGCCACACAGACCGGCGCCCCGTCGCCCTCGCTGGGTTCGTAGCGCAGGGCCACCGAATAGTGGGTCGGGTTGGTCACGATGACCGTGGCCTTGGGCACATTGGCCATCATCCGCTGGCGGCTGCGCTGCATGCGGATCTGCTTCAGCTTGGCCTTGATGTGGGGATCGCCCTCGGACTGTTTGTAGTCTTCCTTCAGTTCTTCCTTGGTCATCCGCATCCGCTTGGCGAAGCGCATCTTCTGCCAGATGAAGTCGGCTCCGGCCGTCGCCCCCAACAGGATGATGGCCGCCACGAACAGGGCCAGGGCCATGTCCCGCGCCAGCGGCAGCAGGGCGGCCGGGCTCAGGGTGACCATGTTCTCGAACTCGCGGACATGGGGCTTCAGCACCATCCAGCAGACGACGCAGACGGCGATCAGCTTCAGGAAGGTCTTGACGAACTGCATCAGGCCGTCGGGGCCGAAGATGCGCTTGAACCCCGACATCGGGTTCACCGACGACCATTTCGGCTTCAGCTTTTCGGCGGTGAAGATCAGGCCGGACTGGGCCAGGTGTCCGCCCGCCCCGCCGATGATGGTCGCCAGCATGACCGCTCCCAGGAAGGGGGTCATGGCCCAAAGAGCCTGGGCCAGAATCTGAGCCCCCGCCCCCGAATCCAGCATCCCCAGCATCTGGTGAGGGGCCGCGATAAAGGGCAGCAGCTGTTGCGCCATCGACCCGGCGAACCAGCCCCCGGCGCCCAGGATCACCGCCGCCGCCCCGGCCAGGGACAGGACCTGGCCGACGTCCTGAGACTTGGCGACGTCGCCCTTCTTGCGGGCGTCCTCGAGTTTTCGGGGGGTGGCGTCTTCTGTTTTCGACTCGGGATCGGTGTCGTCAGCCACTCGCCCCTCCCCCGAAGGCGCCGGCCGCGAACACCTCGGCGAGGCGGCGGTAGCGGTCGATGAAGACGGTGCCCAGGGCGCCCAGGCTGAGCGCGAAGATCGACAGGCCCAGGATGACGCTCAGAGGCGCGGCGGCGAAATAGACCTGAAACGACGGCATGACCCGCGCGATCAGGCCCGAGGCCAGGTTGAAGATCAGGGCGAACACCAGAACCGGCGCCGCCAACTGCACCCCCAGCAGGAAGCTGTCCCCCAGTGTCCGCACCGCCATCTCGGTGAAATCCCCCATGATCAGGGGCTTGGCCGGGGCGATCAGACTGTAGGAACCGACCATGCCGGCGATGAACAGGTGGTGGGTGTCGGTGGCGAAGATCAGCGTCACCCCGAACAGCAGCAGGAACGAACCGACCGTCGACCCCGGCTGGGCCTGTAGCGGATTGGCCGTCTGGGCGAAGCTGAGGGTGGTCTGCAGCGAGACGATCTCGCCCGC is a window encoding:
- the flhB gene encoding flagellar biosynthesis protein FlhB, coding for MADDTDPESKTEDATPRKLEDARKKGDVAKSQDVGQVLSLAGAAAVILGAGGWFAGSMAQQLLPFIAAPHQMLGMLDSGAGAQILAQALWAMTPFLGAVMLATIIGGAGGHLAQSGLIFTAEKLKPKWSSVNPMSGFKRIFGPDGLMQFVKTFLKLIAVCVVCWMVLKPHVREFENMVTLSPAALLPLARDMALALFVAAIILLGATAGADFIWQKMRFAKRMRMTKEELKEDYKQSEGDPHIKAKLKQIRMQRSRQRMMANVPKATVIVTNPTHYSVALRYEPSEGDGAPVCVAKGVDALAMRIREVAKEHGVPIVENVPLARALYASVEIDAVIPKEHFEAAAKIIGFVFQSRKRR
- the fliR gene encoding flagellar biosynthetic protein FliR, whose protein sequence is MEAYATADQVWAGGLIFARIGAILMLIPGFGETYVPPRIRLSLALLISLALWPVVRDSLPGLPETLGGMAGWVIREVVVGLMIGMLLRMFLTSLMTAGEIVSLQTTLSFAQTANPLQAQPGSTVGSFLLLFGVTLIFATDTHHLFIAGMVGSYSLIAPAKPLIMGDFTEMAVRTLGDSFLLGVQLAAPVLVFALIFNLASGLIARVMPSFQVYFAAAPLSVILGLSIFALSLGALGTVFIDRYRRLAEVFAAGAFGGGASG